A region from the Dendropsophus ebraccatus isolate aDenEbr1 chromosome 1, aDenEbr1.pat, whole genome shotgun sequence genome encodes:
- the LOC138784041 gene encoding uncharacterized protein, whose translation MSPTPIENDGSIHSLWASDSSQTCARRASDGDISVTGPAPGTGLGEMGMQLYGSYLWTRGYASVLTIRCFSILYLVKGMGCDPFIIQTMTRNNSYYMNGYILCLKCPAGNFVKKDCVIPNTQGICRMCIPGVTYSEYETGLDRCLTCTRCRADQEELSPCNITKNTICQCKNGTYCPMDSPCNRCLPCNSSCPEGQVLYQPCNTTSDIVCVPVTTSLTARTWFIPVLIIFAIVGTAVFLFLLFLAVHYRLSREAAGNCRKDFMKAKLCFLNPHGRNSTIDSPQTPGSLLNNKGCNAHEDECADAERVLKQAKPVEWLDTAVLQQVIVDVRQSPRLSMDSPMLRGLHSGRGCTGVIHGVMSSQETLCIGKWGAVDCKYATKEVEDKADIRIV comes from the exons atgagtccgacacccatagagaatgacggctccattcattctctatgggcgtcagactcatctcagacGTGTGCACgccgggcttcagacggggatatctccgtcacgggaccggctccaggaacgggacttggcgagatggg TATGCAGTTGTACGGGTCTTACCTCTGGACACGTGGCTATGCCTCtgtactcaccatccgatgtttCTCTATACTTTATCTA GTGAAGGGCATGGGATGTGACCCATTCATCATACAAACCATGACACGTAATAATTCCTATTATATGAATGGCTACATCTTATGTCTCAAATGCCCCGCAG GAAACTTTGTGAAGAAGGACTGTGTGATACCTAATACACAGGGGATATGTAGAATGTGCATACCCGGGGTGACCTACAGCGAGTACGAAACTGGCCTGGACCGCTGCCTTACTTGTACCCGATGCCGTGCAG ATCAGGAAGAGTTGTCACCATGTAATATTACTAAAAATACCATTTGTCAGTGCAAGAATGGAACCTACTGCCCCATGGATTCCCCATGCAACCGTTGTCTACCCTGTAACTCAAG TTGCCCTGAGGGACAGGTCTTATATCAACCCTGTAACACCACGTCTGATATTGTTTGTGTTCCCGTAACGACTAGTCTGACAG CCAGAACTTGGTTCATTCCTGTCCTTATCATCTTCGCCATTGTTGGTACTGcagtatttttgtttttgttatttttagctGTGCATTATAGACTTTCCAGG GAGGCAGCTGGTAATTGCAGGAAAGACTTCATGAAAGCCAAGCTATGCTTTCTGAATCCACATGGCAGGAATTCAACAATCGATAGCCCACAG ACACCTGGTAGCTTATTGAATAATAAAGGATGCAATGCCCATGAAGATGAATGTGCTGATGCTGAGAGGGTGTTAAAGCAGGCAAAACCAGTGGAATGGCTGGATACAGCAGTGCTACAGCAGGTCATTGTGGATGTCAGACAGTCTCCAAGGCTTTCAATGGACTCTCCCATGCTTCGTGGGCTGCATAGTGGTAGGGGGTGTACAGGGGTGATACATGGTGTAATGTCCTCCCAGGAAACACTCTGTATAGGAAAGTGGGGTGCCGTAGATTGTAAATATGCAACTAAAGAAGTAGAAGACAAGGCAGACATTAGGATAGTATAA